The Pygocentrus nattereri isolate fPygNat1 chromosome 17, fPygNat1.pri, whole genome shotgun sequence genome window below encodes:
- the cuedc1b gene encoding CUE domain-containing protein 1, translated as MTSLFRRSSSNGSSRGGSGGGSTTGELNNSRPNRQVRRLEFNQAMEDFKTMFPSMDYEVIECVLRSNNGAVDATIDQLLQMSIEGNGSDDSSDSDDSIPPEILERTLEPDSSDEEPPPVYSPPTYDMHIYDRKYPNAPPTPPPRFEAQPPPAQPPSAQPPPAQPAPGHQQTRSYRNWNPPLLGNLPDDFLRILPQQLDSIQSSQSGFSDPSSSSASTLSSVPQQTACAAAASGASEQERKLKQYLEDERIALFLQNEEFMKELQRNREFLIALERDRLKYESKKSRSGHSSAGNSAGDHHYTPGAIEGVSDDALFRDKLKHMGKSTRKKLFEIAKGFSEKTKRRRSKRKTLLRHHSLGTANSTANLLDDVEGNPCEEESQLRRLAIQEEERPHREALS; from the exons ATGACCAGTCTCTTTCGACGGAGCAGCAGCAATGGCAGCTCTCGTGGCGGCAGCGGGGGAGGCTCGACCACCGGAGAGCTCAATAATAGCAGGCCCAACCGACAGGTGCGGCGGCTGGAGTTCAACCAGGCCATGGAGGACTTCAAAACCATGTTCCCCAGCATGGACTATGAAGTGATCGAGTGTGTTCTGCGCTCTAACAACGGGGCAGTGGATGCTACCATCGACCAACTGTTGCAGATGAGCATCGAGGGCAATGGATCAGACGATAGCTCGGACTCGGACGACAGCATACCACCAGAG ATTCTAGAGAGGACCCTCGAGCCAGACAGCTCAGACGAGGAGCCACCTCCAGTCTACTCTCCGCCCACCTATGACATGCATATATATGACAGGAAATATCCTAATGCTCCACCCACTCCACCCCccag GTTTGAAGCCCAACCCCCTCCAGCACAGCCCCCTTCAGCACAGCCCCCTCCAGCACAGCCCGCTCCAGGGCACCAGCAGACCCGCAGTTACAGGAATTGGAACCCTCCATTACTTGGCAACTTGCCTGATGATTTCCTACGAATTTTACCCCAGCAGTTAGACAGTATACAG AGCTCTCAGAGTGGTTTCTCTGACCCCTCTTCTTCCTCAGCATCTACCTTGTCATCAGTGCCGCAGCAGACTGCTTGTGCCGCGGCAGCGTCTGGAGCATCTGAGCAGGAGCGAAAGCTGAAGCAGTACCTTGAGGATGAGCGCATAGCGCTCTTCCTGCAGAACGAGGAATTTATGAAAGAGCTGCAGCGCAACCGGGAGTTCCTTATTGCCCTGGAACGAG ATCGGCTGAAATATGAGTCAAAGAAATCCAGGTCGGGGCATTCATCAGCTGGAAACTCAGCAG GTGACCACCACTACACTCCTGGAGCCATAGAGGGTGTGTCAGACGATGCTTTGTTCAGAGACAAACTGAAGCACATGGGAAAAT CAACCAGAAAGAAACTGTTTGAAATTGCCAAAGGGTTCTCAGAAAAGACAAAGCGAAGAAGGTCCAAAAGGAAAACACTCCTGAGGCATCATTC ACTAGGCACTGCCAACTCTACTGCCAATTTATTGGATGATGTGGAGGGAAACCCCTGTG AGGAAGAAAGTCAGCTTAGAAGATTGGCCATTCAGGAAGAAGAGCGGCCCCACAGGGAAGCGCTTTCATG A